A region of the Stigmatopora nigra isolate UIUO_SnigA chromosome 10, RoL_Snig_1.1, whole genome shotgun sequence genome:
GGAAATGGCGGATCGGTCAGTTTGGCGATGTTCTCCACGGCTTGTTCCAGTTCCATCTCGTGAGAACTTAGACTTTTTGATGTTTCCACAAGTTCTTTTTTATCCATAGAAGAAACATCACTCTCTTCTACGTTGGTTTCTTTACTGGAACACTTGGAAACGTGATCTTTTACCTCTTTTACATCCAGACGGATTTTAAGGTTTTTAAGAACGGGGGACTTTGGGGTCCGAGGGATTTTGCTTTTTGCCTTAACAAGCTTGTCtttttcatttgtgtttttatcttCAGGCACGATGGGGGGATATTCATCCTTCCCATTGGGTTTTCCTTCGGAAATCTTTTCATTTGGAGGGTCATCTTTCGCCATTTCTCTTTTGgtcttttccttttcttcccttttttggtCCACTTGAGGTAACGGTGGTTCTTTCGAGTCCACCAAAGTCAAGGAAATGTCTTCAGAACCCTCCATTTCCTGATCGTTGCTTTCAATCACCTcagatttttctccttttctcacCGAGCCGAACATTTGCGCCGAAGATGTCAGATTTGACGACGTTTTGTTGAATCCGAGCGAAGATTTCCCTTTAAAACTCCGATGGATCTTGTCTCCACTGTCAGATTCGTTGGGTTCCACTTCTTTATTTTCCATTCTGGTTTTGTCCATTTTAACCGTGGACGAATCTTCAATCGGCCTCCGATTCTTGGGAGGCCGGCCTCTGGCGGCTGGGGGCGGAGCCGGTAAATCCTGTTCGTTGTTCTGCTGCACTGTGGAAGGATCCTTATCCGTGCCTCGTTTTCTGGCGGAACGTGGGGATTCGTGTATCCGGACCGGCGCTTCGTCGTCAACTGGAGTTGCGTACACTGATTTGACGTTACGACGTCTGGTTCTACCTGACGATATGCTCGTCTCTGAGGTGTCCAAGTCTGAACCGTGAAGGGGAGATTTGGCGTTGGACTTTGTGGAATCTCCTCTGGGGGAGGAACCCCGTTTCAGTTTTTCTTTATCGATACGCTCGCTTTTTCGTGTGGCTCGTTTCTCAGGAGCTGGGGTGGATAGAATCGGTGTGGAGACTTCGGGTGGGgatactttgatttttttgcttttcatttctTTCGTTTTATAGTCCTTATTGACAACATTTCCCTCCGTGTTGGTGTCTTCATCTTTGCAAACTTTAGGTGTGTTTTCTTCTTCGGGTTCCGAAACGGAGCAATACGTATCTTTCTTGGCTATATCCGTACATTCGTCATGGCTAGGTGGTGTCGAAGTCAAAGCAGGGGGGATGACTTCGGGCTGTACTGGTTCCGAATCGAGATCTGGTTCTGAACTACTGACAAACTCATGTAGATCTAAATTCGTCTTCTCTGTTGTGCAACTTGTGTCTTCTTCTGGAGCTTCCACTTTGATTTCAGAATGAGAAATATAAGTCTCCTTGGGGAAATGTTCTTCTTCTTTGACTGACTGGTCTTGGGAATCGGGTATGACTTCAACTGGTGGATAAACCACAGGTTGTAATGGGTGGGTTTCATTTTCAGGCTTGACAAAACCCACCAGGGGGGTTGGCACTACCGCCACTGCCGACGACTCAACGGGGAATTGAACCGTCTGTTCCGGAGAAGCCAAGTCTTTTGGCACTGGCTGTGAGATTGGGGGCGTCGGTATGGGTTCGGGCGCCAACTCTTCAGCGGGACTGATGGGTTTGATTTCCGGCTCAACGATAGGCTCTTTAGGCTCTTTAGTTTCGGGGGATGGCAACGGTTCTGGTTCTTCTGTGGATACTTTTGGAGTTTTCGTTTCCTCTGTGACTTCAGGtgtttggcttttatttttctgttgctGCAGTCTCATGAGTTCCAAAAAACGACTGTGGAAAAGAACCACGGGACCCGTGTCGTTTTCGCCATCGGCCGTGTTGGCTTGCTGATTGCTCAGCTGCTTTTGACTATGCTCGGCTTCTTCGTATTTTCGTTCGAGATGTTGAAGTCGTCTCGAGTCCAACTCAAAAACCGGACTGTGAAGAAAGCGAGAGGCAAACAACTCTCTTCGTTCATGTTCTTCAGGTTTGGGTTCCTCTTTTCGATCATCTAGTTTATCTTCAGATCCACTTCggatctttttcttcttcatgtaCCATGATGGCATTGGTCGAGGAGTCGATTCGATCTTTTCTGTGTCTTTTCTGTTTCGGAGGCCTGCAAAGTGGGAATCATAATCTAAGAAGGACCAGTTGTCTTCTCGGGAAGAGGAAAGAGATTTTGCACGCTCGAGTAGAGCTTTTGTATCTGGCGTGATGGTCTGGTCTAACGCAAAGGAATAGAACTTGTTTCTTTCAAGATGTGCGATTTTGGGGTCTGAAAATCTCTCGGTTTTTGGCCTCTCTGGAAAAGACTTTGAGGTAGATGCCACAGGAGAACGGGGTTTGGTTTCTCGGTCTTCTTCAGAGTCTGATCTTACCTCACCCGGTTCGATATCGGGACCGGCGCCGTATTCTGAACGTTTGCTGTTGTGAGTGGTTTTATTTCGATTTCTTGAAAAGTTGAGGTCAGGCAGTGGGTTTCGTTTGACTCGGTTTTCCCAGCGTTTTTGTTGATCCTCGTCTGGGTGTAACGGGATGGATTTATTTCCTTGTGTATTGTGAGACCGTTTGACCAGAAGCTCCAAGTCGGCGTTCATTTTGTCGATTCGGATCAACGTTTTCTGAGTGTGATCAGCTTCTTCTTCCGTGTTATGGGAAAACTGATGTCCCGGAGAGGACGTATTGTTGTTGTTCCATTCCGATTCTTCACTTTTTTGTCTAAAACTCCGATAGACGCGCTCTCGCTTAATTCCATCACTTTCAAACTGGTCTTGTTTCTTCTGTTTGTGAGATGGGAAATTATCGGTGACGTCTTCGGGCGGTTTTCCGACTTCGTGAACGAGACTTCGGTGTTCCATATCCTCGCCTTCGCTTTCATGTGGACTTCCCGATTTGTCCGGTTTTCCGGGTTTGTCAGATTCTCTCCGTTGCTGCTGATGCAAGCGTCTATTTTGCTCCATCTGTTTACGGTAACTCTGAGATGAGTCAATGTCAACATGCTCTTCTTTAACCTTGGTGCTCTTGGAAGTTTCAGATCCATGGCTGCTCATTTTGAAAACGCCACTGGGCTCCTGTTCTCGTAGAGAGCCTGTATCTGGGTTTCCTTCCTGTGAAAATCTTCGAAAACCCTGGCCTGAAATGCGTTTTGACTCGGAAGCTTCCGGCGGACCTTCTGACTTTACCCGGGGTATTTTAGTGTCCTCCTGAACATCCTGCGGAGCTCCACTTTTGGATCTGGACTCTCTCCGTTGAGAATCTTTGTGTTTGTCACAGTCCGACTCTTTCCCAGTTTGTGAGCTGGCGACGGGGTCTTGCGAACGACAATCGTCGTCTTCGAGCCTGCTACGTTTTTGATGAGAATTCCTTCCACTGGAATCAGCGGCGTGTCTTTTTCTGGCGACAACGCGATCCGAATCGGCCGATGGATCTTTCCCGTCGTCTGTCTTGGGATGTTTTCTAACTCGATTTTTGCCGTCGTTTTCCGAATGATCGACTTTAGCCGTTTCCGACTTTTCGCTCTTTAGCGAGTCGTGGTGAGAAGCCGAGAATGGATTTTCGGTGGCACAGTCGTTATCCCCTTTACTTTTTTGCCTTTCTTGGGGTTCTGGATCTGTTCCCTTTCCTTTTCCAGTGCCTACCTCCACCAGATCCGTGTCTGGTAGGGTATTAGATGGAGACTTCCTGGATTTGACCCTCTCGGTTTTGTCACCTTTCTCTTTCCTTCGGGTCCGCTTGGTTTTCTCAGAAGCCGCCGCTCTATCCGTTGGAGCGCCCTTATCACTTTTTGAGCCATGTTCTGACAAAGTCTTGTCAGACTTTTCAAAGTGGGTGGGTGACAGTGAGCTAACACTACCACTTCTTTCGGAGGACTGGCTGTAAACCCGCCTCTCCGACTCTCTGGGCGTTCGCTCGGTTGGCGACGGCGATACGGCGGGGGTAATCGGTCGGCGGTGATGAGAGGGACTCCATCGACTTCGGTCGGCTTCAAAACGTTCCCGTTCTCTTTGAATATAGGTGTATTTTCGAATGTCTTGTTCGAAGGGGTCTCGGTAATCCCTGTAGTCTCGTGGATCTTCGTGGTAACGCGGGTCGTAATGTTCCCCCTGAAAGTGTTCCAATTCGGGGAAACGGTCTCTACTTCGAGCGGCATATTCTCTGCGGGCATCTTCTGTGTAAAGAGCAGGCGTGCGTATGGTTTCATAGTACGCCCTCTCGGCTGTAAATTCATGGTATAAGGGCCGGCGTTCCTCCCTGTTGCAGATATGGATAAAAATAAGATCAGTTAACTTGgtcaaatcaactttttccaAGTTAActcatttttcttaaatgtatCAGTTGATTTCAACTGAATGGAAATGGAGAAGTATCAATTATTGattctattattattttattctattacagtggtacctcgagatatgagcttatttcgttccgggactgagctcgtatgtcaaggtaccatcAACGGATTGAAAATGGGCATGTGTGCAGTAAAAATAGATCTTACCGTCTTTCAGGAGGAATTTCATAGAGCTCTCTAATGTCTTGCCCAGATGTCTGCATAGCTCGAAAGAATGCCATTTGACTCTCTTGACTTGCAAAATCCACCTGTGATAAATGATCAAATTGTTCAATATAAATCCTTTTTATTAGGACAAATGACACGTTCAACTAAAAATCCCTCACCTTAATTTTGCTGCCCCCGATCTTCCAGCCTTTGGTTTCTCTTACAGCGGTCTGAGCAAAATCAGTGTTGTTGTAAAAGATGAGGGCCATCCCTTTCATTCTATCGAATAAAAcctaccaaaaaaatgcatttaaacccATTTGACGAGAGTAAAAATGACAgccaatccaaaaaaaatagataaataacttACCTTGACAACATGGCCATAACAACAGAAATGTCGCGTGAGGTATTGCTCAGTGATATTCGTTGTCAATCCATCAAGCCAAACACACGCTGTAGGCATACTTTTGCCAAAACCAAGCTACAAAAAGGCAAGTGAGAGAAAGAAGATAGAAAGATTATAAAAGAGAAGTACGTGACTTGAAGcgtcatatctaagtactgtttaataccaaagtactgtttaatactgaagtactgtttaataccgaagtactgtttaatactgaagtactgtttaatactgaagtactgtttaatatccaagtactgtttaatatccaagtactgtttaatatccaagtactgtttaatatccaagtactgtttaatatccaagtgctgttttatatcgaagtactgtttaatatcgaagtactgtttaatatccaagtactgtttaatatccaagtactgcttaatactgaagtactgcttaatactgaagtactgtttaatacccaagtactgtttaatacctaagtactgtttaatacctaagtactgtttaatacctaagtactgtttaatatctaagtactatttaatatccaagtactgtttactatctacgTTCTGTTTACTATCTATGTACTgtggaaaccagctctcaaaattatattcaggagtttaatatctaaatatctactgttttcaacagtacatagatattaaactctctcatgaatataattttgagagctggtttcaacaataaactcggaccggcgaccaaaagtccgagcccCGACTTGAAGAATGGGAAAACTTATTGTTGAATATTACCTTTAGTCTATTACTCCCCAGATATTCCCCATCCATTTTCTTGATGGCCTTGCAAACACTTGCAATATCGGAATATTGCACAAATGCATACTGAGGAACTCCATTGATTTTCTTGATGTCAATGTCCttgtagagagaaaaaaaggcatttaaagACCAATCAAAATAATTACAGAATAAAAGTTCAGTGAGTTTGTATCTTACGACAATTTCGCCAAAGCgctgaaatatttcaaaaagttGTTCACGGCTGGTGGTCTTCTCAAGGTTGCCAATAAATAATGTTCTTGTTGCTTTAGGGTGGAATTCATCTATCCTGCCGTCCAGGGGTCTGAACTCATTCTCACTCTCCGTTTCTAAGAAAAGAAAAGCTTCAGTTTTAGAACAAACTCAAGAGTTGTGTAGAGGATGTGTACAAGCCCATAAGCTAATAGAAAAGGCTTTCCAAAATTTGAGGGGTTATGGCTTACCAGGACCATTCCACGCTGTGACTTCTATAAGCATGCCAAAGAACAGCTTTCCTTTGGGGACGCTAAGGGCTTTCTCTTGATCCTCTTGCTGTCTAAAGAAGACCAAGCCATAGCGGTCCTCTGACGCCCCATGGATCTGCACGGAGGTCACTTTCCCGTGTTTCTTGAACTCGTGAAATAGTCCATCTTTTAGGCTGGTATctgaagaaacatttttttaaagcgtttAGTATGCAAGGAAATTTCTATTTCATTTCAATAACTAAAAGAATAAAGAGGGAAATATCATTATGCCTAGAATTAGTGATCAACTGATCATCAAATCTAGACACAAACAATTGGCACCATATAAATtagtgcagtaatccctcgaatatcacggcttCACTACCTTGGATTCTTCACAACGTAAAACATAAAAGTATCAATCTTTTTtgtaagttaataaaaatgtcaagtaaaatgttattttattttgaaatagtgGTGACCCTACTTCGGCCATATATCtgatctacattaaccgcgataattgagggattactgtagatagAGTCCATTGAATTTAGCCAAGCTTCAAGACCAGAGACAAAGCTCACCGGTTGATCTTGCCGGGAGGTTTTGCACTTTGATCCCAAAGCTTCTCCGTGGCTCCTCCGAGTCCAGCACCATAGATGACTGAGGGGGTGCATGAGTCGCCGACGACTGAACGGAACGTGGTCGTGATCCATCACTTGAGCTGCTGTTGGAATCACTGTGGTCCAAAGGAtacattattatacatttgtagCCTGAATGGTAAACTAACAGTATAAAtattatctaaaaaatatattgcagaATACAGatcaagcattaaaaaaaagtgcattattCCAAACATTCTCCTCCTACCTGCCGCTTCCGGTACTGCTAGTACTGCTCACGGAATCAGAGCTTGAGGACCGACTACGGGAATTCGATCCTGGGCCTCTCCCGGGGGACAGGGGTCCTCGTTTGGGGGAATGAGCAGTTTTGGACGTTTGCCCCGTCGTCCGCTGAGGGGAAGGGTGTCGAGATTGAGAGGAATGGGACGATCGGCTGCGGCGGTGATGGTATGTTCGGTCAACGCGTCGTCCTCTGTCGTCTCTGTAGAAGTCGCGGCGGGTGGCGCTCGCCAGAGACAAGGGGTCTCGAAATCTAGAGTCAAAATGAGGGTCTGATGTTTCAAAGCTTCCAGCGATGCCGCTGCTTCCTGAGCCGGCAGCCGCAAACAACGAGCGTTCCCTGTAATAGTCTGCGTTGTAGTGCCGCTGCCTCTCAAAAGTGCCACTGCGCTCGTGGTGTCCATACGGCGTGTGGTCATATGCACGTTCGCGGCTTTCTGAACTACTGCAAAATGACACAAGGATAGAGGGGAAAACGGGTCAATGGGATTATTCGCTGTAGATCGTCATCTGTAAATAGGTAGGGATCAAAGAAATTCCAAATTGAAATGATCACATTTGGATAAATTCAACAATGGTTCTACCCGCGtcaaggttttatttttttttaaatgaactagtACATAACCCTTCTTTGAGTCtaatgggttcaaatctagtCTCCAGTTTTCCTGAATATATGGAGTTTTCATGTACTACCTATTTTAGCATTGGTACACTGAGTTACTCCCACACTCTATAAATTAGTTTAGTTTAGTTCACTTCTTTGCGCTTTTTTctgctatatttatttatttaagttcataaaagtgtgaaaatccatgctaaaactcataagtggaagccactcttgctactatgacgcagcattgtaaaaaaaaaaggtagttataataggggtgacgctattttgcgatttttcgatGATCACGactatgtctggtctacattaaccaccaTATTTGAGGAATTACTGCATTTGGTCAAGtgaatgctaaattagccacACATTTGAATATTGatgttctttttgtgtgtgtatgtgtctaggTATTACCTTCAAGTATTAATGTTATGGATGGGAGTGAAGGTGTAGTTagagtatacagtaatcccttgaatatcacggttaatgtagactagacatgCCCGCAATaatcgcaaagtaggatcacacCTATTTTAACTAGCTGTTTTTTActagtggcttccgcttacgagtttcagcgtagatttttaaatctttatgaacttgaaaaaaagatttataaTAATTAACATCAATTCACGATAAGTGAAGTTGCGGAAATCGAGGAAACACTACATGGGTTTTGAATCGATACCAGAATTACAAGACATAATATACCGATATAGcttagaattgtttttttaatctatttttatttattctttatttaaatCGCAAggcagatgtaaaaaaaaaaacttgtctacatctggggtgggcaaactattccacaaaaaaagggccacagtgggtgcaggttttcattctaacCCATAAAGAgaccaccttttcaccaatttggagtcctccaagtgcaatcagtttcaacaaaaacctgcacccgcaACAGCccccgaggaccggtttgcccacccctggtctacttTAAAGTTTAGGGAATGTGGGAGTACAAAAGAGTAGCCAGACAAAAACCTACGCAAACACAATGgcaatatgcaaactccacataaaaGGAAACAAGGACAGATTGGAACTAGTCAATTTTGAAGTAGCCATTCATTCTGTTCCTAATTCCGTCATGTTGTACATCTTAAATtacataatataaataaaagtacttAAGAATAAGAATTTTCCTGTCAGGAGAaacatttttcaactaaaaattgCCGAAATCTCAGACAAACAAAAGGGAAGATGATTAAGCAAAAAGGACAGAAATACCAACCTTTCTGGAAAGAGGTTACTGTAATTAATCCAAATAAAATCTAGGTTGTCAGAATGTGAGAGCCGGAATGGAAAACCAACAGGAAAAATCTGTTATTCTAAcgtgccaaaaaaagaaaaaaaagtgaaaaaaaactccctTTGACCAGACTGCAAATAATCTTCAATAACTGTGGTGGAGCATGAGGCCAGCAGATAATCCACTGTTAGGTAATGGAATTTCCTTCATTGGGTGAGGAGAgaggggggttaaaaaaaaagaaaaataaaataaaccacaGATTTAAATGGATTTCAGAATATGTAGAgctgaaggagaaaaaaataggaacatgaagcttttataaaaaaaataatcataataaagaTGATGAACTTTGGGTCCAAGTGGCCTAAGTAGGACCTCCAAATGGATCATTTAAGCAAAAAGTATTTTCCAAAAATTCCACTGTAGAAgggtaaaaaatgtattcctttGGGTTTTGTGATAATATTAAGCAATATGTCAAATGGTAAACAATTTGCAGACTTTTCTATTCCGGTTAATAAGATATAAAATCCCAATTGTTGGATATGGTATAATTCCACACTCCATAGATCCGATCAtgatgttgtagtagtagtagtagtagtagtattacttTGGAAAAGTAGTCTTCAGATATCTTTTGACCTCATACAGCTACATCCACACAAGTAATCCAACTGAATGGCAGCTAAACCAATCCACATAAGGATTCAGGTGAGTATATATCCACTGCATACATCCAGGAGGgtacgtccatttttttttggtgcattcTTCTGGCATCTTCTTAGCCGTcaaacaaaagaataaataaactcCGTAAAAACTTCCTGGACAGTCGTTTGGGATCCTTTGTGTTCTTGTCATCAAGTCTTCAGAGTATAACTTCCATAATTTGAAGAGAAAATAGCTACTCTACTTTATCTTGGTCTTAAAAAGTCGaattgtctaaaaaaataaataaagatctacatctgtttgtcttggcttgTGTCATAATTAGGTTCCAGGTCCTGAACTGGCCATATCCgggcttttttttggttccttttctttttttaataagggaaaaaatgtaaaacacccAGCTATGAATATTTGACAAAAGTATAAACAGACGTTGgtattcctgaaaaaaaacgtGTTATGATAAAATACATAATACCTGTGAATCCACCACGGTACAGATTTACCTCCAATTTTAAAGGTCTTGagtcaaaataaaaagttaGATCCATTttctggagggggaaaaaatgcctCTGGAACATCCAAAAGCTCTCAGGCAGAGGAGGGGGAGGTGTAATTTCCAACAAAATAAATCCAGAACTCGCCAGGGTATTCCTCTTTGGTGTAATATCCATAAAACAGATCTGGTATTAAAGTAACCTTAAGAAATCATAATGTGTGGTGAATTTACTTAATCCAATGGGCATGGTAAGTCAATTATGATGACGGAAGTGGAACGATCCCTAGAATACATTTGTGAGACCGTTCACGGGGCGggcattcatccattttttggaTTAAACCCAACTATGTGATTTAGGCATTACACCTATCTCATACCGAGATTTCCACAGATCGCAGACCATATCCACTTACCCATCTATTCTCCGTTCATAACGTCCCTCTCTGGTGTGAAGGGACACAGGGGGGGCAAACACAGGTCCAACTGTCCCCCTAGAGAATCCAGTAACGTCTCGACTGCTCGAGGGGGAGCTGTCATCGAGGCCCCGAACAGCACTCGGGACTGACCCGGGTTCATTGTAGTCAGTCCGAAGGTCCCTGTCTCCCATCTTGTTGACGGCATTGTGAGCCTTTTGAGCACTTTTGATATCCACAAAATCCACAAAGGCAGCGACGCCGCCCTCTGACCCCCGCTTCCGTAGGACCTTAACGCTCTCCACACGTCCATACCTGGGAGAACGTATACAAATCAGTAATTAACTCAAGATATACAAAGTAGTAACATGATGTTTTATGCAAATATGAgttgaaattggaaaaaatatgtcTAGTTAGTAAAAACTGagtttgttttagattttgaaAAGGAGGAAAGGTGGCtgtttttaagaaaattaaTGAGATAAACTGCATATCGCGTGTTCAAGCTAATAATTAATGACTTTATCAAAGATGGAGGAAATGTTGGAAGTGTTACAAGCGCAATTGTTGATTCGTTTCTTGAGTGACGGTCGTTTTCTCAACACGATACCGACACGTTGCGTTTATCTTTTTCAACCTTGAAAGTAAATGAAAGAAAGGCAGTTTAGCTCTCGCTTTATCAGGGTGCAAAGCAGAAGGGAGCGGAAAAACACGATAGAAGGCGCTTAAAAGCCCAATACGCTAATATTTAAAGATGGGCCCAGTCACAACGcggatttttcttcaaattcgAGCTAAAGTGCTTTTTAAAAGCACGACTGCGACACCCTTGCAGTAAATATGTTTTctcaataataaaagaaaaaaccttGAAGCAATCAAAGTGCAttccatgatttttttaatctattaaaCATGTCTTTTGACGATCCCTATGAAAACGTATTGACTTGACACAAAATGGTTGGCTTGGCTGTGTGGTAGCTTTGCAGCTAGCGACTTGTTTCCCGATATTTGCCAAAGTTGGCCATTTTGTCAAATATAGCCAACCACGCCACAAATTATTGTACGCAGTTGCACAAACAACATAGCCGAATAGTAGATCCGATTAGATCTTCAATCAGCCCTCACCCAAAATGTCTTGCTTTAAAGTTTGCACATGCTAACGTTAGCCACTTAGCCGCGTTAGCATCGACCGTCGGCTATACACGGTTAGTACATGGCGCGCGGCTCCGCCACCACAGAATTCCCTCTTGCGTAACCTACCGTTTAAAATGCTCCACAATTTTCTCCTCTCGAACATGTTCGGGTAAGTTTCCCACCCATAGATGTCTGGTTTCCCGAACCATCGTGCTCTATCCTCCCCCCTTTACGCACATATGATCAGGCGCGTTTGTGGTCCCAGCCGGTCCGTGGGAACAAAATGAACGACGTTGTATGTATTCCCAAAGAGACGCGGGCCTGTTTTGCCCACCACTCTTGTGAATTTTAGCCGATGTGTCCTCCAGCCTTTGACGAGAGCGCGCTTCGAGGTGTACGAGCTGCGCGTGCACGGATTGCGCGCGCCTCTTGGGAAGAACAACGCGATTCCGCCTGTTATGGCACCCTTTGGCCTTGGCTGCCCCCACCGACTACAGACAGAAACACATGAATAACGCTTACGTGTTATTGTATTATACAACTCAACTGTAATGTATATATTAGGGGTGTGTATTCGATTAATCGCGATACTACGCTCTAGGAGGAGGATTGGAAATTTTGGAACTTACTTTGAAATGAAAGCAATTGAAATAGACATAAAAGTGCATTTCTATCAattaatattatgttttttaatcC
Encoded here:
- the LOC144203756 gene encoding msx2-interacting protein produces the protein MVRETRHLWVGNLPEHVREEKIVEHFKRYGRVESVKVLRKRGSEGGVAAFVDFVDIKSAQKAHNAVNKMGDRDLRTDYNEPGSVPSAVRGLDDSSPSSSRDVTGFSRGTVGPVFAPPVSLHTREGRYERRIDGSSESRERAYDHTPYGHHERSGTFERQRHYNADYYRERSLFAAAGSGSSGIAGSFETSDPHFDSRFRDPLSLASATRRDFYRDDRGRRVDRTYHHRRSRSSHSSQSRHPSPQRTTGQTSKTAHSPKRGPLSPGRGPGSNSRSRSSSSDSVSSTSSTGSGSDSNSSSSDGSRPRSVQSSATHAPPQSSMVLDSEEPRRSFGIKVQNLPARSTDTSLKDGLFHEFKKHGKVTSVQIHGASEDRYGLVFFRQQEDQEKALSVPKGKLFFGMLIEVTAWNGPETESENEFRPLDGRIDEFHPKATRTLFIGNLEKTTSREQLFEIFQRFGEIVDIDIKKINGVPQYAFVQYSDIASVCKAIKKMDGEYLGSNRLKLGFGKSMPTACVWLDGLTTNITEQYLTRHFCCYGHVVKVLFDRMKGMALIFYNNTDFAQTAVRETKGWKIGGSKIKVDFASQESQMAFFRAMQTSGQDIRELYEIPPERREERRPLYHEFTAERAYYETIRTPALYTEDARREYAARSRDRFPELEHFQGEHYDPRYHEDPRDYRDYRDPFEQDIRKYTYIQRERERFEADRSRWSPSHHRRPITPAVSPSPTERTPRESERRVYSQSSERSGSVSSLSPTHFEKSDKTLSEHGSKSDKGAPTDRAAASEKTKRTRRKEKGDKTERVKSRKSPSNTLPDTDLVEVGTGKGKGTDPEPQERQKSKGDNDCATENPFSASHHDSLKSEKSETAKVDHSENDGKNRVRKHPKTDDGKDPSADSDRVVARKRHAADSSGRNSHQKRSRLEDDDCRSQDPVASSQTGKESDCDKHKDSQRRESRSKSGAPQDVQEDTKIPRVKSEGPPEASESKRISGQGFRRFSQEGNPDTGSLREQEPSGVFKMSSHGSETSKSTKVKEEHVDIDSSQSYRKQMEQNRRLHQQQRRESDKPGKPDKSGSPHESEGEDMEHRSLVHEVGKPPEDVTDNFPSHKQKKQDQFESDGIKRERVYRSFRQKSEESEWNNNNTSSPGHQFSHNTEEEADHTQKTLIRIDKMNADLELLVKRSHNTQGNKSIPLHPDEDQQKRWENRVKRNPLPDLNFSRNRNKTTHNSKRSEYGAGPDIEPGEVRSDSEEDRETKPRSPVASTSKSFPERPKTERFSDPKIAHLERNKFYSFALDQTITPDTKALLERAKSLSSSREDNWSFLDYDSHFAGLRNRKDTEKIESTPRPMPSWYMKKKKIRSGSEDKLDDRKEEPKPEEHERRELFASRFLHSPVFELDSRRLQHLERKYEEAEHSQKQLSNQQANTADGENDTGPVVLFHSRFLELMRLQQQKNKSQTPEVTEETKTPKVSTEEPEPLPSPETKEPKEPIVEPEIKPISPAEELAPEPIPTPPISQPVPKDLASPEQTVQFPVESSAVAVVPTPLVGFVKPENETHPLQPVVYPPVEVIPDSQDQSVKEEEHFPKETYISHSEIKVEAPEEDTSCTTEKTNLDLHEFVSSSEPDLDSEPVQPEVIPPALTSTPPSHDECTDIAKKDTYCSVSEPEEENTPKVCKDEDTNTEGNVVNKDYKTKEMKSKKIKVSPPEVSTPILSTPAPEKRATRKSERIDKEKLKRGSSPRGDSTKSNAKSPLHGSDLDTSETSISSGRTRRRNVKSVYATPVDDEAPVRIHESPRSARKRGTDKDPSTVQQNNEQDLPAPPPAARGRPPKNRRPIEDSSTVKMDKTRMENKEVEPNESDSGDKIHRSFKGKSSLGFNKTSSNLTSSAQMFGSVRKGEKSEVIESNDQEMEGSEDISLTLVDSKEPPLPQVDQKREEKEKTKREMAKDDPPNEKISEGKPNGKDEYPPIVPEDKNTNEKDKLVKAKSKIPRTPKSPVLKNLKIRLDVKEVKDHVSKCSSKETNVEESDVSSMDKKELVETSKSLSSHEMELEQAVENIAKLTDPPFPREPQTPSGNISDLKNFSDEEKPNPASETELIAAIDSITAEDGAVVLPPAPPLRVDIPAEPEMPDSVEHAKEDQLEINPVNIQDEPLLPTTPKKGGKRKPKTLKGPKGPKQVRKDSKEDPPSSEETSNLPVENPIPTPNIVPEIIPPAATTTVITPTTAWKSEQEPLTLKTPDVKIEPDSPNEEQVQHIKTVFPQSKSPVSQKPQSPSLSPLSCKSNMKSIQNSRAPASPPDWLRHPVADTAVPSLPLAPKEKPALVDPENVEMARGPSDLRQILLKHKSVSLPSNTYVSTNLPTTVQDQNLSDHNTILTMAPTKSALPDGRISSPSIRTPTPLTSPETKSVISVIASTGLHSSVISRLCNPPEHEEKANPSMANQGVEVTLPKANYRPSKEDTVPYHVSSVSDDVTSASSRFVVESSALAAGSCPGLRVNTSEGVVVLSHSGQKTEGPQRISAKISQIPPATAGDMESQQLVSMPQMKPELYGHSQSGLPKGSLQADHGHKSSFSSNKQESALDKMESGYHTGSQGVVKRLGQGVANQGITSMYHQDYLPTKHQKKIDSGDCHAGDGSKAAWASAISPAISPHLPSPPGNHVGFVTAAGDRNPSHLGGAKQEARSPRKSGHPHSPFTKVSSPIGSSSPKGIAVMLPTGLSAMQPFIPGVHHPEQSVIMPPHSVSGGLGRMSPHPATQSIPVGHLVQGDVRVNTPPLSVMSYGIHGESLTSPWSGSMQQRPTSPQTIGRDKVLKVNPGALRSHDVDQEEPRRFHQQGRQAATQIKAEMIQSDPRVGFRGGVPMEAYMTQREMRALLHQQGERSSSDPHSGHLQETAPSNLPMSMSPMAHILPKGVSEKDMAKPIEAKRPHSPMSKDGLMAIRQAGATVSSPQRVALMPPGLSATFPEYSQMYSNPRGLHSQMPDAAATHGVSDGKIPQSVNMMQLLTKYPIVWQGLLALKNDTAAVQLHFVCGNKALAHRSLPLQEGGAFLRIVQRMRLEASQLESVARRMTGECDFCLLLALPCGRDQDDVLNQTQALKAAFINYLQAKLAAGIINIPNPGSNQPAYVLQIFPPCEFSESHLSQLAPDLLNRISSISPHLMIVITSV